A single genomic interval of Lathyrus oleraceus cultivar Zhongwan6 chromosome 7, CAAS_Psat_ZW6_1.0, whole genome shotgun sequence harbors:
- the LOC127107369 gene encoding heat stress transcription factor A-2: MKGILVKEEETLPHTNVGSSSSSSSSSNSSLQPKPMEGLHETGPPPFLTKTFDVVEDPSTDGIVSWSRARNSFVVWDLSKFSTAILPRYFKHSNFSSFVRQLNTYGFRKVDPDRWEFANEGFLAGQRNLLRTIKRRRNVAQSPSMQRESGGACIELGEFGLEGEIERLRRDRSVLVAEIVKLRRQQNNSRDQISAMEARLLITEKKHQQMMAFLAKALSNQSFIQQLANNKELKGVEMKRKRRLPASSSLENLQNDSVTMMTVPIESVVDYSSREQQEGLTAIESEIETLLSAYDNESRSEIKDPSANESNLSDWEELLNQKLVGGNPEDEVLIGDFSQIDAPVEDLVEKNDDWTVDLQNLVDQMDFEP, translated from the exons ATGAAGGGAATTTTGGTGAAAGAAGAAGAAACATTACCACATACAAATGTTGGTTCATCATCaagttcatcttcttcttccAATTCAAGTCTTCAACCAAAACCAATGGAAGGGTTACACGAAACAGGTCCACCTCCATTTCTCACCAAAACCTTTGATGTCGTTGAAGATCCTTCCACCGATGGAATCGTTTCGTGGAGCAGAGCTCGTAATAGCTTCGTCGTCTGGGATCTCAGTAAATTCTCCACTGCGATTTTACCTCGTTACTTCAAACATAGCAATTTCTCTAGCTTCGTTCGTCAACTCAATACCTAT GGTTTTAGAAAAGTTGATCCGGATCGATGGGAATTTGCGAATGAAGGGTTTTTAGCTGGACAGAGGAACTTGTTAAGAACGATTAAGAGAAGAAGAAATGTAGCACAGTCGCCGTCTATGCAACGAGAAAGTGGTGGTGCTTGTATTGAATTAGGAGAGTTTGGTCTTGAAGGTGAGATTGAGAGGTTGAGAAGAGACAGATCTGTTTTAGTGgctgaaattgtgaaattgagGCGGCAGCAGAATAATTCAAGGGATCAAATATCTGCTATGGAAGCTAGGTTGTTGATTACTGAGAAGAAACATCAACAGATGATGGCTTTTCTTGCAAAAGCACTCAGTAATCAATCTTTTATTCAGCAATTGGCAAACAACAAAGAGTTGAAAGGTGTTGAAATGAAGCGAAAGAGGAGGCTCCCTGCTAGTTCAAGTTTGGAGAATTTGCAGAATGATTCTGTGACGATGATGACAGTGCCGATTGAATCTGTGGTGGATTATTCTAGTCGAGAACAACAAGAGGGTTTGACTGCTATTGAGTCTGAGATAGAGACATTGTTAAGTGCTTATGATAATGAATCAAGGAGTGAAATCAAAGATCCGAGTGCTAACGAGAGTAATTTGAGTGATTGGGAGGAATTACTGAACCAAAAGTTGGTTGGTGGGAATCCAGAGGATGAGGTTTTGATTGGTGATTTCTCACAAATTGATGCGCCAGTTGAGGATTTGGTAGAAAAGAATGATGATTGGACTGTGGATTTGCAGAACCTTGTTGATCAAATGGACTTTGAACCTTAA